The Methanofervidicoccus sp. A16 genome has a segment encoding these proteins:
- a CDS encoding multiprotein bridging factor aMBF1, translating into MQCELCGRDVNKLVPVRVEGVEMMVCSDCAKYGVTLKTYSRIPKLGKKSIPRSGGSSRRIYRPKRDVFDTIKTIVEDYGEIIREARIKKGMSIEELARKVGIKVSTLHKIESGQLEPEEKYIRRLEKELNISLYEEGGEECSNQGSRDFTLGDFIKVRR; encoded by the coding sequence ATGCAGTGCGAACTATGTGGTAGGGATGTAAATAAACTTGTACCTGTAAGGGTGGAAGGTGTAGAGATGATGGTATGCAGTGATTGTGCCAAGTACGGTGTAACTCTAAAGACTTACTCGAGAATACCTAAATTAGGGAAAAAGAGCATTCCAAGGAGTGGTGGGAGTAGTAGGAGGATATATAGACCTAAGAGGGATGTATTCGACACAATAAAAACCATTGTGGAAGATTACGGTGAGATCATAAGGGAGGCTCGAATAAAGAAGGGCATGAGCATAGAGGAGTTGGCACGTAAGGTAGGTATAAAGGTATCAACACTTCATAAAATTGAAAGTGGCCAGTTGGAACCTGAGGAGAAGTATATAAGGAGGCTCGAAAAGGAGTTGAATATAAGCCTCTATGAGGAAGGTGGTGAGGAGTGCAGTAATCAGGGATCTAGGGATTTTACCTTAGGAGACTTCATAAAGGTGAGGAGGTAG
- a CDS encoding NAD(P)-binding protein, with the protein MQIGIVGGGLGGLLAGALLSRNNHVVLYEKLPYVGGRFTNIPYKDYQLTTGALHMIPHGADGYLAQLLSKAGCKVDIVNSDPDGLFRIGKRDYKYKDLFNIVGLKDKIKCLKMATNLKLGRVDRNISFGEFLEDVPLALKVGNSFTGWALSLDAYSVPMDEIVEIAKNYYRFGGPGIPIGGCKGVIDELAKVILENGGRIITECKVERIEIDEDKGYIYTEEGCSEFDVVISNLSPKLTEKISNVKVIKDKEPVPSRGIKVSIGCKEKLIKHNGVLFTPECERVCGLNCPSNVDRSLAREGYNLIMAHAIQVKDNVKKEIDIVLEDIEGLFRDANIENYEILHIQTFRDDIPVNHASNGTDVDPIVDKRLYLVGDGVKGKGGIEVEGIALGVSKVVSWIEDKRDMTS; encoded by the coding sequence ATGCAAATTGGTATAGTTGGTGGAGGATTAGGGGGGTTACTAGCAGGAGCATTACTTTCTAGGAATAACCATGTAGTTTTATACGAGAAACTACCTTACGTAGGTGGAAGATTTACAAATATCCCGTATAAGGACTATCAACTTACTACAGGAGCCCTCCATATGATACCCCATGGAGCAGACGGTTATTTGGCACAGTTGCTCTCTAAGGCAGGCTGTAAGGTAGATATTGTAAATTCCGATCCAGATGGACTCTTTAGAATAGGTAAGAGGGACTACAAATATAAGGATCTATTTAATATAGTAGGGTTAAAGGATAAGATAAAATGTCTAAAGATGGCTACTAACTTAAAGTTAGGTAGAGTGGACAGGAATATATCCTTTGGAGAGTTCTTAGAGGACGTACCACTGGCATTGAAGGTAGGCAACTCCTTCACAGGATGGGCTTTAAGTTTAGACGCCTACAGTGTCCCTATGGATGAGATCGTCGAGATCGCCAAAAACTATTACAGGTTTGGAGGGCCTGGGATACCAATAGGTGGATGTAAGGGAGTGATAGATGAACTTGCTAAGGTTATACTGGAGAATGGAGGTAGGATAATTACTGAGTGTAAAGTTGAGAGGATAGAGATAGATGAGGATAAGGGATATATATACACAGAGGAGGGATGTTCAGAGTTCGATGTAGTTATAAGCAATCTATCTCCAAAACTTACAGAGAAGATATCCAATGTAAAGGTTATAAAGGATAAAGAACCTGTACCCTCTAGAGGTATAAAGGTATCCATAGGTTGTAAAGAGAAGTTGATTAAACACAACGGAGTACTCTTCACTCCAGAGTGCGAGAGGGTATGTGGTTTAAACTGTCCATCTAACGTAGATAGATCTCTTGCAAGGGAGGGCTATAACTTAATAATGGCTCACGCCATCCAAGTTAAAGACAATGTAAAGAAGGAGATAGATATTGTTCTGGAGGATATAGAGGGATTATTCAGGGACGCCAATATAGAGAACTACGAGATACTCCATATCCAGACATTTAGAGATGATATCCCAGTAAATCACGCCTCAAATGGTACAGATGTAGATCCTATAGTGGATAAAAGGTTGTACCTTGTAGGAGATGGAGTTAAAGGGAAGGGAGGGATAGAGGTGGAGGGTATTGCCTTAGGAGTCTCCAAGGTGGTTAGTTGGATAGAGGATAAGAGAGATATGACATCTTAA
- the larE gene encoding ATP-dependent sacrificial sulfur transferase LarE: protein MLMEKFRRLKEYFKGKISVVSYSGGMDSLLVALMSKHYGRYTLAITVNNGFFPEDSIKKSVELSKKYSIDHKVVDFNYLKNGVVCEINRDLKNRCYICKRYMAEVLVKERDKLRDFFDREVIIVDGTNYDDLFEDRPGIRAYREYGIRSPLAELEIRKKEVKEILRYLNVPTPREDSCLATRILNPPITEERLKRVYEGEKFLAFYLGLEGYFRVRDFHNIAVIEINSEEIHKIMDIAKFRDISKRFKEIGFERCVLGVDRV from the coding sequence ATGTTAATGGAAAAGTTCAGAAGGTTGAAGGAGTACTTTAAGGGAAAAATATCTGTGGTATCCTATTCAGGGGGGATGGACAGTTTGTTAGTTGCTCTTATGAGCAAGCACTACGGAAGATACACCTTAGCCATAACTGTGAATAATGGATTCTTTCCAGAGGATAGTATTAAAAAAAGTGTTGAACTATCTAAAAAATATAGTATAGATCACAAGGTTGTAGATTTTAACTATCTAAAGAACGGTGTAGTTTGTGAGATAAACAGAGATCTGAAGAATAGATGTTATATATGTAAAAGATATATGGCGGAGGTACTTGTAAAGGAGAGGGATAAATTAAGGGATTTTTTTGACAGGGAGGTAATTATAGTAGATGGAACTAACTACGACGATCTATTTGAGGATAGACCAGGGATAAGAGCCTATAGGGAGTACGGTATAAGATCGCCCCTTGCAGAGTTGGAGATAAGAAAAAAAGAGGTTAAGGAAATACTTAGATATTTAAATGTACCAACTCCAAGGGAGGACTCCTGTTTAGCCACAAGAATATTAAATCCTCCTATTACAGAGGAGAGGTTAAAGAGGGTATATGAAGGTGAGAAGTTCTTAGCGTTCTATCTGGGTTTAGAGGGATACTTCAGGGTGAGAGATTTTCACAATATAGCAGTTATTGAGATAAACAGTGAGGAAATACATAAGATAATGGATATCGCCAAGTTTAGGGATATAAGTAAGAGGTTTAAGGAGATAGGGTTTGAGAGGTGTGTTTTAGGGGTGGATAGGGTTTAA
- the fdhD gene encoding formate dehydrogenase accessory sulfurtransferase FdhD yields the protein MIKKLDVLIWRGSPEITEDYLCVERDYNIYINEKKIAEGISASPEYLRELGVGYTVSQGYLKEKDVKNAYVEDNKIVVEGQIDRENDNNRVVKEIKLPLSTILKVMKDMLKDKKTWELTGGTHWASIYTLEGERILSIEDIGRHNAVDKVIGYCVLRGIDLRDKILVSSGRQTYMMVNKGVNAGIPVIISKSPPMDRGVELARRSNLILIGFARGDRFTVYSGYDRILFKE from the coding sequence ATGATAAAAAAGTTGGATGTTTTGATATGGAGGGGAAGTCCAGAGATTACAGAGGATTACCTATGTGTTGAAAGGGATTACAATATATACATAAATGAGAAAAAGATAGCAGAGGGGATTTCTGCATCTCCTGAGTATTTGAGGGAGTTAGGGGTGGGATACACTGTTTCCCAGGGATATTTAAAGGAAAAGGACGTTAAAAACGCCTATGTAGAGGATAACAAAATAGTGGTAGAGGGCCAGATAGATAGGGAAAATGACAACAACAGGGTTGTAAAAGAGATTAAACTACCTCTAAGTACTATCTTGAAGGTTATGAAGGACATGTTAAAAGATAAAAAGACATGGGAATTAACTGGGGGTACTCATTGGGCATCTATTTACACCTTAGAGGGGGAGAGGATCCTCTCCATCGAGGACATAGGGAGGCACAACGCAGTGGATAAGGTGATAGGCTACTGTGTGCTAAGGGGTATAGATCTAAGGGATAAGATCCTCGTATCCAGTGGTAGGCAGACATACATGATGGTAAATAAAGGAGTAAATGCAGGGATACCTGTGATTATATCAAAATCTCCTCCTATGGATAGAGGGGTAGAACTTGCAAGAAGAAGCAATTTAATCCTTATAGGATTTGCCAGAGGGGATAGATTTACAGTATATAGTGGTTATGACAGAATACTCTTTAAGGAGTAG
- a CDS encoding cobalt-precorrin-8 methylmutase, with protein MGAISRDGLDVARRSREIVREKIREVLGEDIERYSEWEMRIIERVVHATADMEYAKLIRFKNHPIERGIEGIRNNCPMVVDVEMVKVGIRYDNIFSFIDDERVYEIAKEEGITRAAAAMRVAKPYIDRGIVVVGNAPTALFEVVRLIEEEGVEPRLVIGVPVGFVKAGESKELLRSIDVPSITTEGPKGGTPVAVSIANGIVELSRGREV; from the coding sequence ATGGGTGCAATCAGTAGGGATGGGTTGGATGTTGCAAGGAGATCCAGGGAGATAGTTAGGGAGAAGATAAGGGAGGTACTGGGAGAAGATATAGAGAGATACTCAGAGTGGGAGATGAGAATAATTGAGAGGGTAGTCCATGCCACTGCAGATATGGAGTATGCAAAACTTATAAGGTTCAAAAACCATCCTATAGAGAGGGGGATAGAAGGTATAAGGAATAACTGTCCCATGGTAGTGGATGTGGAGATGGTTAAGGTAGGTATAAGATATGACAATATATTTTCATTTATAGATGATGAGAGGGTTTATGAGATCGCCAAGGAGGAGGGAATTACAAGGGCTGCTGCTGCCATGAGGGTGGCAAAACCTTACATTGATAGAGGTATCGTTGTAGTTGGTAATGCACCTACTGCACTCTTCGAGGTTGTTAGATTGATAGAGGAGGAAGGAGTTGAGCCGAGACTTGTAATAGGGGTTCCTGTGGGGTTTGTTAAGGCAGGTGAATCTAAGGAGTTGCTACGTAGTATAGATGTTCCCTCTATAACCACTGAAGGGCCTAAAGGGGGCACTCCTGTTGCAGTATCTATAGCTAACGGTATAGTGGAGTTAAGTAGAGGGAGGGAAGTTTAA
- the bioB gene encoding biotin synthase BioB, with the protein MDIMKYYEKVIRGKITFRDILDLWNEGDTYDLLYLAYSIKRYYSDNSLKIDLCSIVNARSGRCPENCIFCSQSIHHNTDIKTYELKPKEEIIKYAKYMERYCNRFSIVVSGRSIEDRDFERVVDTIRELKEKTGLKICVSLGILDKDKLKELKELGVRIHNNLETSRDYFEKVCTTHSYQEKVRTIRYAKKLGLEVCSGGIFGLGESYIDRIKMLEELKNLDVDSVALNILHPIKGTKIYHLIEKGEIREITPEEALKSIALGKILLPDREIRLCGGRLYKLKDLQCLSLLAIDGLMVGNYLTIQGRSIEDDIKMIKDMGFVC; encoded by the coding sequence ATGGATATAATGAAGTACTATGAAAAAGTAATAAGGGGAAAAATCACTTTCAGAGATATCCTAGATCTTTGGAATGAGGGAGATACCTACGATCTACTGTACTTGGCCTATTCTATTAAGAGATATTATAGTGATAACTCCCTTAAAATAGATCTATGCTCTATAGTTAATGCGAGATCTGGAAGGTGTCCTGAAAACTGTATCTTCTGCTCCCAGTCTATACATCATAATACAGATATAAAAACATACGAATTGAAGCCTAAGGAGGAGATTATAAAATATGCGAAGTATATGGAGAGGTACTGTAATAGATTCTCTATAGTAGTTAGCGGCAGATCTATAGAAGATAGGGATTTTGAGAGGGTGGTAGATACTATAAGGGAGTTGAAGGAGAAGACAGGATTAAAGATCTGTGTATCCCTTGGAATACTGGATAAGGATAAACTGAAAGAGTTAAAGGAATTAGGGGTTAGAATACATAACAATTTAGAAACTTCACGGGATTACTTTGAGAAGGTATGTACTACCCATAGTTATCAAGAGAAGGTAAGAACTATAAGGTATGCAAAAAAATTAGGGTTAGAGGTATGTAGTGGGGGTATATTTGGATTAGGTGAGTCTTATATAGACAGGATAAAGATGTTGGAGGAGTTGAAAAACTTAGATGTAGATAGCGTTGCCCTAAATATACTTCATCCTATAAAGGGTACTAAAATATACCATCTAATAGAAAAGGGAGAGATAAGGGAGATCACACCAGAGGAGGCACTGAAATCCATTGCACTTGGGAAGATATTACTACCAGATAGGGAGATACGTCTATGTGGGGGAAGGTTGTACAAGTTAAAGGATCTTCAATGTCTATCCCTTCTGGCGATTGATGGCCTTATGGTAGGGAACTATTTAACTATACAGGGGCGATCGATAGAGGATGACATAAAGATGATTAAGGATATGGGATTTGTATGTTAA
- a CDS encoding TrkH family potassium uptake protein produces the protein MKIFKGRDVIGIVHELGVLITFIGIVMFIPTVVGWCYKEPVWYFLYPSLLTTLTGILIYKFTEPVNIKLKHAMVISALAWLLASLIGAIPFYLGIPYFSYLDGVFESMSAWTTTGFTLIEDVEALPRTLQFWRSLEQWIGGIGVLVMVISILSKTGISAYYRAEAREEKILPSTINTARKIWQIYILYTLIGISLLYLTGLPVWDAINLCMCGISTGGMSIKNSSFPYNTLAKVVMISIMMVGGIISFAVHHKILTGRWIDDIQSKVGISIVLIASLVVMLSSGIDFIDALFTVVSAMTSTGYSTVSIPNLSDLSLFVIVLLMMVGGSTGTTTGGIKLIRVIVVLKSFYYHLQRALLSPNVLICKKIGKNLLSQDLVVDASVVGFAYLIHYGITTGILISLGYSPFKSLFEGVSLVANMGLSVNVVNHSMSSLGKVVGIFMMWVGRLEFIPVYVLILYLFRKIKSYITTIKN, from the coding sequence ATGAAGATTTTCAAGGGGAGGGATGTTATAGGTATAGTACACGAGTTAGGTGTACTCATTACATTTATTGGCATTGTAATGTTTATTCCAACTGTTGTAGGATGGTGCTATAAAGAACCTGTATGGTACTTCCTATATCCCTCCCTTTTAACCACCTTAACTGGTATCCTTATATACAAATTTACAGAGCCTGTAAATATTAAATTAAAACATGCTATGGTAATATCGGCCTTGGCCTGGCTTTTAGCATCGTTAATTGGGGCTATACCTTTTTACTTGGGGATACCTTACTTCTCCTACTTGGACGGAGTATTCGAAAGTATGTCTGCCTGGACCACTACAGGTTTCACACTTATAGAGGATGTTGAGGCACTCCCTCGTACATTACAGTTCTGGAGGAGTTTGGAGCAGTGGATCGGAGGTATTGGAGTCCTTGTAATGGTGATCTCCATACTCTCAAAAACTGGTATCTCTGCCTACTACAGGGCTGAAGCAAGAGAGGAGAAGATCCTTCCAAGTACTATCAACACCGCCAGGAAGATATGGCAGATCTATATCCTCTATACATTAATTGGAATAAGTCTCCTATACCTTACAGGACTACCAGTATGGGACGCCATAAATCTATGTATGTGTGGAATCTCAACTGGGGGGATGAGTATAAAGAACTCCAGTTTTCCATACAATACCTTGGCGAAGGTTGTGATGATCTCTATAATGATGGTGGGAGGGATAATCTCCTTTGCTGTACACCATAAGATACTAACTGGTAGGTGGATAGACGATATCCAGAGTAAGGTAGGTATCTCCATAGTACTAATTGCCTCCCTTGTAGTTATGCTCTCCTCAGGTATTGACTTTATAGACGCCCTTTTTACAGTAGTCTCTGCCATGACCAGTACCGGTTATTCCACTGTAAGTATTCCCAATTTAAGCGATCTATCCCTTTTTGTAATAGTACTCCTTATGATGGTAGGAGGATCCACTGGAACCACAACAGGAGGTATAAAACTTATAAGGGTTATAGTTGTGCTGAAAAGTTTCTACTACCACCTTCAGAGGGCTTTACTTTCTCCCAATGTACTTATATGTAAAAAGATAGGAAAAAACCTGTTATCCCAGGATCTCGTTGTTGATGCCTCTGTTGTAGGTTTTGCGTACTTAATACACTACGGGATAACTACCGGGATCTTGATATCCTTAGGTTATTCTCCCTTTAAATCACTCTTTGAAGGAGTCTCCTTAGTTGCCAATATGGGACTATCTGTAAATGTTGTAAATCACTCCATGAGTTCCCTAGGAAAGGTGGTGGGTATCTTTATGATGTGGGTAGGGAGACTGGAGTTTATCCCTGTATATGTTCTTATACTCTACTTATTTAGAAAAATAAAATCTTATATAACTACTATCAAAAATTAA
- a CDS encoding secondary thiamine-phosphate synthase enzyme YjbQ has product MLKEYVIKTSKREEFIDITGYVLQSVRESKVKDGIVVVYTPHTTAALTINENADPSVKEDILGFLRRMIPKDGPYTHVEGNSDAHIKSSLLGVSLHLIVSNGKLLLGTWQGIFFCEFDGPRTRRFYVKVVGE; this is encoded by the coding sequence ATGTTGAAGGAGTACGTTATAAAAACTAGCAAGAGGGAGGAGTTTATAGATATTACAGGGTATGTGCTCCAATCTGTAAGGGAGTCCAAGGTGAAGGATGGAATCGTTGTGGTATATACACCTCATACCACTGCAGCACTGACGATAAACGAAAATGCAGATCCATCAGTTAAGGAGGATATCTTAGGGTTTCTAAGGAGGATGATACCTAAGGATGGTCCCTATACCCATGTTGAGGGCAACTCAGACGCCCATATAAAAAGTTCCCTCCTAGGAGTTTCCCTACATCTCATAGTATCCAATGGAAAGTTACTTCTTGGAACCTGGCAGGGGATATTCTTCTGTGAATTCGACGGACCCAGGACTAGGAGATTCTACGTTAAGGTTGTAGGAGAGTAG
- a CDS encoding DUF2097 family protein — MKKNIEVVLNSEDELYKYLEDIEEGDYFEAYFARYHVEGVVVLKDETFFKLDTKREFLGIIDFELTSVLPDLIEVAYTKSDGIRRVLKLIE, encoded by the coding sequence ATGAAGAAAAATATAGAGGTAGTACTTAACAGTGAGGATGAACTCTACAAATACTTAGAGGATATAGAAGAAGGAGACTACTTCGAGGCCTACTTTGCTAGGTACCATGTGGAAGGTGTTGTAGTTTTAAAGGACGAGACATTCTTTAAGTTAGATACAAAGAGGGAATTCTTAGGTATTATAGACTTTGAACTTACCAGCGTACTCCCTGACTTGATAGAGGTTGCATACACAAAGTCTGATGGTATAAGGAGGGTTTTAAAGTTAATAGAGTAA
- a CDS encoding proteasome-activating nucleotidase codes for MVFPSYDNEDVEEKKNNVDPVKEFEKTYIAELESKILKMELENKNLQRENLQLKKENEILKRELDKLRIPPLILGTVTDRVGKRKAVVKSSTGPSFLVNISQFVDEEEIVPGARVCLNQQTLVIVDVLPREKDYRAMAMEVDERPNVSFDDIGGLDEQIREIREVVELPLTHPELFEKVGIEPPKGVLLYGPPGTGKTLLAKAVAHETNATFIKVVGSELVKKFIGEGAKLVKDVFKLAKEKAPSIIFIDEIDAIASKRTEALTGGDREVQRTLMQLLAEMDGFDSRGDVKIIAATNRLDILDPAILRPGRFDRIIEVPPPGEEGRLEILKIHTRKMNLADDVDLSKIAKMTEGFVGADLKAVCTEAGMFAIRDNRDYVTMEDFINAVEKIKKKKGSSPTTPALNVMYG; via the coding sequence ATGGTATTTCCAAGTTATGATAATGAGGATGTTGAAGAGAAAAAGAACAACGTAGATCCTGTAAAGGAATTTGAAAAAACCTACATTGCAGAGTTAGAGAGTAAAATATTGAAGATGGAACTGGAGAATAAAAACCTTCAGCGAGAGAATCTCCAACTAAAGAAGGAGAACGAGATATTAAAGAGAGAGTTAGATAAACTTAGAATACCTCCTCTAATATTAGGAACTGTAACTGACAGGGTGGGAAAGAGGAAGGCTGTTGTAAAGAGTTCTACAGGTCCAAGTTTCCTGGTAAATATCTCCCAGTTCGTAGACGAAGAGGAAATAGTACCTGGTGCAAGGGTCTGTCTAAACCAGCAGACTCTCGTTATTGTAGATGTACTTCCAAGGGAGAAGGATTACAGAGCCATGGCTATGGAGGTAGATGAGAGACCAAATGTATCCTTTGATGACATCGGTGGTTTAGACGAACAGATAAGAGAGATCAGGGAAGTTGTTGAACTCCCATTAACCCACCCTGAACTCTTTGAAAAGGTAGGGATAGAACCACCTAAGGGAGTACTACTCTATGGACCACCAGGAACAGGTAAAACACTCCTTGCAAAGGCTGTAGCCCATGAGACCAACGCAACATTTATTAAGGTTGTAGGATCAGAACTTGTGAAAAAGTTTATAGGAGAAGGAGCCAAACTTGTGAAGGATGTATTTAAACTGGCAAAGGAGAAGGCTCCATCTATCATTTTCATAGATGAGATAGACGCCATAGCAAGTAAGAGAACAGAGGCTCTTACTGGAGGAGACAGGGAGGTTCAGAGAACCCTAATGCAACTCCTTGCAGAAATGGATGGATTCGACTCCAGAGGAGATGTAAAGATCATCGCCGCTACAAACAGGCTGGATATATTAGATCCTGCAATCTTAAGACCTGGTAGATTCGATAGAATAATAGAGGTACCACCTCCAGGAGAGGAGGGTAGATTGGAGATACTGAAGATCCACACTAGAAAAATGAACCTAGCTGATGATGTAGATCTAAGTAAGATAGCAAAGATGACAGAAGGGTTCGTTGGTGCAGACCTAAAGGCAGTATGTACAGAGGCTGGTATGTTTGCAATTAGGGATAATAGAGACTATGTTACAATGGAGGACTTCATAAATGCTGTGGAAAAGATAAAGAAGAAAAAGGGAAGTAGTCCAACCACTCCAGCACTTAACGTAATGTACGGTTAA